A single region of the Gracilibacillus caseinilyticus genome encodes:
- a CDS encoding DUF4352 domain-containing protein translates to MMKYFFGIVISIVILTGCSGQHQSAEANTIEEPEYLADYVANPQVPDDRLLQKAGQSTTDEKGTITLKKLKQMDQTYTIGDMELTIQDVKLIHLEPDESLIDYFHVLTHEKTFDYIKMFVEITNTAKEKRKFAPVALFETDQGEKISWEKDIYLERLNDTLEGSQSRSGNIGFIVKDSEQINQFHFTTSTLFDQQDKKIAEAKKIEIKW, encoded by the coding sequence TTTCAATCGTGATACTGACGGGCTGTTCAGGTCAGCATCAGTCAGCAGAAGCAAATACAATAGAGGAACCTGAATATTTAGCAGATTATGTGGCCAACCCGCAGGTTCCTGATGATCGGTTATTACAGAAAGCAGGACAATCGACTACAGATGAAAAGGGCACGATTACATTAAAGAAGCTGAAACAAATGGATCAAACTTACACAATCGGTGACATGGAATTGACCATTCAAGATGTGAAACTTATCCATCTGGAACCGGATGAAAGTTTGATCGATTATTTTCACGTGTTGACACATGAAAAAACATTTGATTACATTAAGATGTTTGTAGAAATAACAAACACAGCAAAGGAAAAAAGAAAATTCGCTCCAGTGGCTCTTTTCGAAACAGATCAAGGAGAGAAGATAAGCTGGGAGAAAGACATTTATCTTGAAAGATTAAATGATACACTAGAGGGTTCTCAAAGTCGTTCAGGGAACATTGGATTTATCGTAAAAGATTCAGAACAGATCAATCAATTTCATTTCACTACCAGTACCTTATTTGATCAACAAGACAAGAAAATAGCAGAAGCGAAAAAAATCGAAATAAAATGGTAG
- a CDS encoding SDR family NAD(P)-dependent oxidoreductase: MEPTEMQKGSTPRQKQMKQPGIESEMIPLPHQPTEYQGSDKLVGKSALITGGDSGIGRAVAIVYAKEGANVAISYLDEHQDAEETKKMVDQEGVKCVLLPGDIKNHEHCERLIEQTIDAFGSINILVNNAAVQYIREDIEDISNEQFEEVFQTNFFSQFYLTKAAVRHMHSGDSIINTSSINAYRGNGILMDYSATKGAITAFTRSIAQSRYSV, encoded by the coding sequence ATGGAACCAACAGAGATGCAAAAAGGATCAACACCAAGACAAAAGCAAATGAAACAACCCGGAATCGAATCCGAAATGATTCCACTGCCACACCAGCCTACCGAATATCAGGGTTCTGACAAACTCGTAGGTAAATCTGCTCTGATTACCGGTGGTGATAGCGGGATCGGCAGAGCTGTTGCCATTGTCTATGCCAAAGAAGGTGCAAATGTTGCCATCTCTTATTTAGATGAGCACCAGGATGCAGAAGAAACGAAAAAAATGGTGGATCAAGAAGGCGTAAAATGCGTGCTCTTACCAGGTGATATTAAAAACCATGAGCATTGTGAAAGATTAATAGAACAAACAATCGATGCTTTTGGAAGTATCAACATTTTAGTTAACAATGCAGCAGTGCAATACATTCGGGAAGATATTGAGGATATTTCTAATGAACAGTTTGAGGAAGTATTCCAAACTAACTTTTTCTCACAATTTTATTTAACGAAGGCAGCCGTACGTCACATGCATTCAGGTGATAGTATTATTAATACGTCATCCATTAACGCTTATCGGGGAAATGGTATTCTAATGGATTATTCAGCTACGAAGGGTGCTATCACAGCCTTTACCAGAAGTATCGCCCAAAGTCGATATAGTGTATAA
- a CDS encoding H-type small acid-soluble spore protein has protein sequence MNLMRAKDIKDDPVMQDVVYNGKYVYIEDVNDETQEALIRYTKESTDTFEVDVTQLTEEE, from the coding sequence ATGAATTTAATGCGTGCAAAAGATATCAAAGACGATCCGGTTATGCAGGATGTCGTATACAACGGAAAATATGTATATATTGAGGATGTAAATGACGAAACGCAAGAAGCTTTAATTCGGTATACGAAGGAATCTACCGACACATTCGAAGTAGATGTGACACAATTAACCGAAGAAGAGTAA
- a CDS encoding GGDEF domain-containing protein, whose product MVKFKPILSNDKLWVEKILRVYWLLVLMVIVGQTLGLLITIFYEPTYVETFILYKLVIPSYIQTAILLFAHYLIKVKKVYSSYFITTIGTLIALVVVAVHPNVSGLKVIFLIAMAVILIYFDKKLLQFSFAFNFITLTALYAVPDIRQYSTIYEYFSYHFVLLAGFLIYQIILDRGTEVLDFLNRAAEKEKALIVKSTVMERLSKTDLLTGLYNHNTFHEYLDFLYEQSISQAMPLQLALIDIDSFKMINDHYGHDVGDIVLKRVAHAISDQLTEDDIVARYGGEEFAVLLTNKEMEESYQIIENIRLYIASQYHQELNEHITISIGFCGLAESMTKDQFFKETDELLYQAKGSGKNQVIGNQLINMNN is encoded by the coding sequence ATGGTGAAATTTAAACCAATACTCTCAAATGATAAGTTATGGGTAGAAAAGATTTTGCGTGTATATTGGTTGCTAGTGTTGATGGTTATTGTGGGACAGACTTTAGGTTTACTGATTACCATTTTTTATGAGCCCACCTATGTAGAAACCTTTATCCTGTATAAACTAGTTATTCCCTCATACATCCAAACGGCAATCTTACTGTTTGCTCACTATTTAATCAAAGTGAAAAAAGTGTACAGCTCCTATTTTATCACCACGATCGGGACACTAATTGCACTCGTTGTTGTAGCAGTCCATCCCAATGTATCAGGATTAAAAGTTATATTCTTGATAGCGATGGCTGTTATATTAATTTATTTTGATAAAAAGCTGCTTCAGTTCAGTTTTGCATTCAATTTCATCACCCTCACTGCTTTATATGCTGTTCCTGACATAAGGCAATATTCTACTATCTATGAATATTTCAGCTATCATTTTGTTTTACTGGCGGGTTTTCTGATTTATCAAATTATATTGGACAGAGGAACGGAAGTACTTGACTTTTTAAACCGCGCTGCTGAAAAAGAAAAAGCACTGATTGTTAAGAGTACGGTGATGGAGCGATTATCAAAAACAGATTTACTTACAGGTCTATATAATCATAATACATTTCATGAATATCTGGATTTCTTGTATGAACAAAGCATTTCTCAAGCAATGCCATTGCAGTTAGCCTTAATTGATATCGATAGTTTTAAAATGATTAATGATCATTATGGTCATGATGTTGGTGACATTGTATTAAAACGAGTGGCACATGCGATCTCTGACCAACTGACGGAAGATGATATTGTGGCACGATATGGAGGAGAGGAGTTTGCTGTATTGCTGACGAATAAAGAAATGGAGGAATCCTATCAAATCATTGAAAATATCAGGCTATATATCGCATCACAATATCATCAAGAATTAAACGAACATATTACCATCAGTATCGGATTTTGTGGATTAGCGGAATCCATGACAAAAGATCAATTCTTTAAAGAAACGGATGAATTACTTTATCAGGCAAAAGGAAGCGGCAAAAACCAAGTGATTGGAAATCAGCTCATTAACATGAATAACTGA
- a CDS encoding SIMPL domain-containing protein, with protein MRDSHNYSHAGRNITVSGKGMVKATPDLAMIDLSVVTENKDALTAQQENARISQQVITALVGSGIPREQIQTTDYSVLPQYDYQNNTQQLTGYRVIHTFSVSTGVNQVGAVIDIATKNGVNQVRNISLTVSNQTYYYQEAIRRAIQHACTTAQTIAQCFQVTLDAAPYYVLEQSTNSSPVLFKTYATAETNTAATPIQPGQLEIEADVKIQFSYSC; from the coding sequence ATGCGCGATTCACATAATTACTCACACGCAGGGCGCAACATCACTGTTTCTGGAAAAGGTATGGTCAAAGCAACACCTGATCTGGCCATGATAGACCTAAGCGTCGTAACCGAAAACAAAGATGCTTTGACGGCACAACAGGAGAATGCCCGTATCTCTCAGCAAGTAATTACAGCGCTTGTTGGCAGTGGCATTCCTCGTGAACAAATACAAACAACAGATTACTCGGTATTACCACAATATGATTATCAAAATAACACCCAGCAATTGACGGGATACCGGGTCATCCATACGTTCTCCGTTTCAACAGGTGTCAACCAGGTTGGTGCCGTTATCGATATCGCCACTAAGAATGGAGTAAACCAAGTACGCAACATCTCGTTGACTGTGAGCAATCAAACATACTATTACCAGGAAGCTATCAGGCGAGCCATTCAACATGCCTGTACAACGGCTCAAACGATAGCACAGTGCTTCCAAGTCACATTAGATGCAGCACCATATTACGTATTAGAACAATCAACCAACTCTTCTCCTGTTCTTTTCAAAACGTATGCTACCGCGGAAACAAACACTGCTGCAACACCCATTCAGCCTGGCCAGTTAGAAATCGAAGCAGATGTCAAAATTCAATTCAGTTATTCATGTTAA
- a CDS encoding DUF421 domain-containing protein gives MLAPLSDLLLIIGRIVTILPLLLMVTLFMGKRAIGELPVFDFLVIITLASVVGADIADPNIQHIPTTIAIIAIGVLQKIVSHLKLANRTIGKLLTFEPTVVIYQGAFLPKNLKKIGYSIDNILQMLRDKEVFDVSDVELALVEANGSLSVLKKAEKTTLTRKDLQLKNTDTSISYPIIIEGKVVTSMLNTRNLNEQWLETELKKWDITKTKEVFFASVNSNNQLHISLYDDQYLDVPPMEH, from the coding sequence ATGCTAGCACCGCTATCGGATTTGTTACTGATTATCGGCAGAATTGTTACGATACTTCCTTTGCTGTTAATGGTCACCTTGTTCATGGGAAAAAGAGCTATTGGCGAGTTACCTGTGTTTGATTTCTTAGTAATTATTACTCTCGCCTCTGTCGTAGGTGCCGATATTGCAGATCCAAACATTCAACATATCCCTACTACTATCGCCATTATCGCCATCGGAGTTTTACAAAAAATTGTTTCCCATTTAAAATTAGCAAATCGGACAATTGGTAAGCTGTTGACCTTTGAACCAACAGTCGTCATTTATCAAGGGGCGTTCCTGCCGAAAAACTTAAAGAAAATCGGTTATTCCATTGATAATATTCTGCAAATGCTCCGAGATAAAGAGGTATTTGACGTTAGTGATGTTGAATTAGCATTGGTAGAGGCAAATGGTTCACTCAGTGTACTCAAAAAGGCAGAAAAAACTACATTAACCAGAAAAGATTTACAACTGAAAAATACAGATACCAGCATCTCGTACCCAATTATTATAGAAGGAAAGGTCGTTACGAGCATGTTAAACACGAGAAATTTAAATGAACAATGGTTAGAAACCGAACTAAAAAAATGGGACATTACAAAAACAAAAGAAGTATTTTTTGCATCAGTCAATTCAAATAATCAACTCCACATCTCCCTTTACGATGATCAATATCTTGATGTTCCCCCCATGGAGCATTAA
- a CDS encoding MerR family transcriptional regulator: MKVKEVAELTGVSVRTLHHYDQIGLLSPAKSAESGYRIYTEGDLNTLQQILFFRALDFPLKKIKTIMTSDDYDRLEALEMQRDMLISKRENIETMLETINKTIKSEKGAYQMSKKDKFEGFDFSHNPYEKEARERWGDQKVNEANQKAAGMTKATQEEMNNIYWELASIRDQEPASDQAQAAIKKWYDFLNQHFSTYSVEAFQGLGRMYVADERFTKNIDQFGEGLAKFMSEAMEVFGEQRK; the protein is encoded by the coding sequence ATGAAAGTAAAAGAAGTTGCGGAACTCACAGGGGTCAGTGTTCGTACCTTACATCATTATGATCAGATCGGCCTTCTATCCCCTGCCAAATCTGCAGAAAGTGGCTATCGAATATATACGGAAGGAGATTTAAACACCCTTCAGCAAATTCTGTTTTTTCGAGCATTAGATTTTCCCTTAAAAAAAATAAAAACAATTATGACAAGTGACGACTACGACCGACTTGAGGCATTAGAAATGCAACGGGACATGCTTATCAGCAAACGGGAAAACATTGAAACGATGCTAGAAACGATTAATAAAACGATTAAAAGTGAGAAAGGAGCATATCAAATGAGCAAAAAAGATAAATTTGAAGGATTTGATTTCAGTCATAATCCGTATGAAAAAGAGGCAAGAGAACGTTGGGGAGATCAAAAAGTTAATGAAGCGAATCAAAAAGCTGCGGGTATGACAAAAGCTACACAGGAAGAAATGAACAACATTTATTGGGAACTGGCATCGATCCGTGATCAGGAGCCTGCATCCGATCAGGCGCAAGCCGCCATTAAAAAGTGGTATGATTTCCTCAATCAGCATTTCTCTACTTATTCCGTCGAAGCATTCCAAGGACTTGGCAGAATGTATGTAGCAGATGAGCGTTTCACAAAGAACATTGATCAATTCGGCGAAGGACTTGCCAAATTCATGAGCGAGGCGATGGAAGTGTTTGGAGAACAAAGAAAATAA
- a CDS encoding EcsC family protein, translating into MKQYEQRAYQEMLNWELQLLKNRSRFQQLSKKAQNKINGYIPDKAHQVMTEAIKHMVKTTLVGSDFTTNKKRYAGLSLEEMETLVDQKLVSYRKTAMLEGAGTGAGGILLGLADFPLLLSIKMKYLFEVAAIYGFDTSSYEERLYILHVFQLAFSNDDKRREVYHILKNWEEEKARMVDMDWRVFQQEYRDYIDLVKMLQMVPGLGAIVGAYANYNLLDQLGKTAKNCYRLRVLPDQELPLEKG; encoded by the coding sequence ATGAAGCAATATGAACAACGCGCCTATCAGGAGATGCTTAACTGGGAATTACAACTATTGAAAAACAGAAGCAGATTCCAGCAGTTATCCAAAAAAGCACAGAATAAAATCAATGGCTATATACCAGATAAAGCACATCAAGTAATGACGGAAGCGATAAAACATATGGTGAAAACGACTCTGGTTGGTTCTGATTTTACCACAAATAAAAAACGATACGCTGGTTTATCATTAGAAGAAATGGAAACATTGGTTGATCAAAAATTAGTTAGTTACCGTAAAACAGCAATGCTCGAAGGAGCAGGAACTGGAGCCGGGGGCATCTTGCTCGGTCTTGCAGATTTTCCCTTGTTATTGTCTATTAAAATGAAATATTTATTTGAAGTAGCAGCTATTTACGGATTTGATACTTCTAGTTATGAAGAGCGGCTCTATATACTACATGTTTTCCAACTTGCCTTTTCGAATGATGATAAACGTCGAGAGGTTTATCATATTTTAAAGAATTGGGAAGAGGAGAAGGCACGTATGGTCGATATGGACTGGCGAGTCTTTCAGCAGGAGTATAGGGACTATATTGATCTGGTGAAAATGCTGCAGATGGTTCCCGGATTAGGAGCGATCGTTGGAGCCTATGCTAACTATAACCTTTTAGATCAATTAGGCAAAACGGCTAAGAATTGCTATCGACTTCGTGTACTGCCTGATCAGGAATTACCATTGGAGAAAGGTTAA
- a CDS encoding DUF4395 domain-containing protein, translating into MPIPKPLVQFNQSFILVTVLSGIFIQPLLLVLPFITGLITLINKKNPIILLGKPFLRKPAASYPLEDKAQQLFNQWIATICIGLALISFSIGIDWLAYLFCVMVALASGLALAGYCIGCTIRYRYMMWKHKQKTSHQG; encoded by the coding sequence ATGCCCATTCCTAAACCACTTGTTCAATTCAATCAATCATTTATTCTCGTCACTGTCCTTAGCGGTATATTCATACAACCACTCCTACTCGTCTTACCTTTCATCACAGGGCTTATCACATTAATAAACAAAAAGAATCCTATCATTTTGTTAGGCAAACCATTCTTAAGAAAACCAGCTGCATCCTATCCGCTAGAAGACAAAGCACAACAACTGTTTAATCAATGGATTGCTACTATCTGTATTGGGCTTGCACTCATTAGTTTTTCGATAGGAATCGATTGGCTGGCATATCTTTTCTGTGTAATGGTCGCACTGGCATCAGGTCTTGCATTAGCTGGTTACTGTATTGGATGTACGATTCGTTATCGTTATATGATGTGGAAACATAAACAAAAAACAAGTCATCAAGGTTAA
- a CDS encoding MFS transporter: protein MKSKKVLAVLFLVMFFVMVGFGIIIPVLPFYAEELGASPLALGLLMATYSVMQFLFSPMWGRVSDKIGRKPVLLIGIAGLALSFFLLATANHLWMLFAARIIGGLLSSANMPTVTAYVADITTEEDRGKGMGIIGAAVGLGFIFGPAIGGVFSSGNLNIPFYLSGISSLITFALVAIVLKETRTEKAEQTTAATKRRSFLKALKTPMAYLYVLQWFVSVSLAGLEATFAYFAFDRAGLGTVELGYIFMIMGLAGAIVQGGLVGQMTKKLGEGKVIQIGVVVSAIGFALILFVQDFLTAAIFLTVFGLGNGLIRPSVSSLLTKKATSGYGEVTGMLSSFDSLGRIIGPPLGGLLYGIAIILPYVSGIILSVLALGIYYLYLRQNENNSALAHH from the coding sequence ATGAAGTCGAAAAAAGTTTTAGCCGTATTATTCCTCGTCATGTTTTTTGTAATGGTCGGTTTCGGGATCATCATTCCGGTACTGCCATTTTATGCAGAGGAATTAGGGGCTTCTCCATTAGCACTAGGACTGCTAATGGCAACCTATTCCGTCATGCAATTCCTCTTTTCTCCTATGTGGGGAAGAGTATCCGATAAAATCGGGAGAAAACCGGTATTATTAATTGGGATTGCAGGTTTAGCGTTATCATTTTTCTTATTAGCAACTGCTAATCACTTATGGATGTTATTTGCTGCCCGTATTATTGGTGGCTTACTATCATCCGCTAATATGCCTACAGTAACAGCCTATGTAGCTGATATCACCACCGAAGAAGATCGTGGTAAAGGAATGGGGATAATTGGGGCAGCTGTTGGTCTTGGCTTTATCTTTGGCCCAGCAATTGGTGGTGTATTTTCCAGTGGGAATCTGAATATTCCATTTTATTTATCTGGCATTTCTTCCTTAATTACCTTTGCCTTAGTGGCGATTGTCCTTAAAGAAACACGAACAGAAAAGGCGGAACAAACTACTGCAGCAACCAAACGGAGATCCTTCCTAAAAGCATTAAAAACACCGATGGCATACTTGTATGTGTTGCAATGGTTTGTGTCCGTTTCTCTCGCAGGTCTAGAAGCAACCTTTGCTTATTTTGCTTTTGACCGAGCAGGACTAGGAACAGTAGAGCTTGGCTATATCTTTATGATTATGGGACTCGCAGGCGCTATCGTACAAGGTGGATTAGTGGGACAAATGACCAAAAAATTGGGCGAAGGAAAAGTGATTCAAATCGGTGTCGTCGTTTCTGCTATCGGTTTTGCACTGATTTTATTTGTGCAAGACTTCCTTACAGCAGCAATATTTTTAACCGTATTTGGACTAGGAAACGGATTGATTCGACCAAGCGTGTCTTCGCTTTTGACAAAAAAAGCAACATCAGGGTATGGGGAAGTAACCGGTATGCTTTCCTCGTTTGACTCGTTAGGGCGCATTATCGGACCACCACTTGGAGGATTACTGTATGGTATAGCGATAATTTTGCCATACGTTTCTGGAATTATCCTGTCAGTGCTAGCCCTAGGCATCTATTATTTATATTTACGTCAGAATGAAAACAATTCTGCATTGGCACATCATTGA
- a CDS encoding HAD family hydrolase, which produces MQTIIFDVDDTLYDQLQPFHKAVHQHLSESFSDNDMTLLYKTSRKYSDEVFEQYMNGEITALELQTYRIMKACEEFGIHLPYEQAVLFQETYLAELQKIQLFEPMEQLLDKLFHHKKQLAILTNGESAHQRMKVAQLGLNKWIPDDHIFVSGEIGHSKPSSKVFEYIENKLKLRKQETIYIGDSFEHDITGAKHAGWQAIWLNHRLRKASNQSIKADYVLEHPNDILKTASSWYST; this is translated from the coding sequence ATGCAAACCATTATTTTCGATGTGGATGATACCTTATATGATCAGCTGCAACCATTTCATAAAGCAGTTCACCAGCATTTAAGTGAGTCCTTTTCTGATAACGATATGACGTTGTTATATAAAACGAGCAGAAAATACAGTGATGAAGTATTTGAACAGTATATGAACGGAGAAATCACTGCTCTTGAATTACAAACTTACCGGATCATGAAAGCATGTGAAGAATTTGGCATCCATTTACCATATGAACAAGCTGTACTCTTTCAAGAAACATATTTAGCAGAATTGCAAAAGATTCAATTATTCGAACCGATGGAACAATTATTGGACAAGCTTTTCCATCACAAAAAGCAATTAGCCATACTTACAAACGGGGAATCGGCCCACCAACGCATGAAAGTAGCACAATTGGGGTTAAACAAGTGGATACCTGACGATCATATATTTGTGTCAGGAGAAATCGGCCACTCGAAACCAAGTTCGAAAGTTTTTGAATATATTGAAAACAAACTTAAGTTACGCAAACAGGAAACCATTTACATTGGCGATTCCTTTGAACATGATATCACCGGTGCCAAACATGCTGGCTGGCAGGCAATATGGTTGAATCACCGTCTGCGAAAAGCTTCAAATCAGAGCATTAAAGCGGATTATGTGTTGGAACATCCGAACGATATTTTAAAAACTGCCAGCAGCTGGTACTCCACATAA
- the serC gene encoding 3-phosphoserine/phosphohydroxythreonine transaminase: protein MKRVHNFSAGPSMLPLAVLEKAQAELPDYQGSGMSVMELSHRSGLFTDIITNAEKLLRELMNIPDNYKVLFVQGGASQQFAAVPLNLMKNGKADFVNTGSWSKKAIKEAKKYLDVNVIASSEDDNFTYIPAIHKDMIDPEADYVHITTNNTIEGTAFHEIPDTGNVPLVADMSSNILSEEIDVSKFGLIYAGAQKNIGPAGLTVVIVRDDLIGNAAPQCPTMLDYQTHSDSDSLYNTPPTYGIYIAKLVFEWLKDLGGLQAMQARNEKKAAMLYDYIAASDFYSSPVKEESRSIMNIPFIIPGRDLDGEFVKAAQQEGLETLKGHRSVGGMRASIYNAMPVEGVEDLIAFMKKFAADHQ from the coding sequence ATGAAACGAGTACACAATTTTTCAGCTGGTCCATCAATGCTGCCGTTAGCCGTATTAGAAAAAGCACAAGCAGAGCTGCCGGATTATCAAGGGTCTGGAATGTCAGTCATGGAGCTTAGTCATCGCTCTGGACTTTTCACAGATATTATTACAAATGCTGAAAAGCTTTTGCGTGAATTAATGAATATTCCTGATAATTATAAAGTGTTATTTGTTCAAGGGGGGGCATCCCAGCAATTCGCTGCTGTACCTCTTAATTTAATGAAAAATGGTAAAGCGGATTTTGTTAACACAGGATCTTGGTCCAAAAAGGCAATTAAAGAAGCAAAGAAATATCTCGATGTAAACGTGATTGCCTCATCAGAGGATGATAATTTCACTTATATTCCTGCTATTCATAAAGATATGATTGATCCGGAAGCGGATTATGTTCACATTACAACGAATAACACGATTGAAGGTACCGCATTCCATGAGATTCCGGATACCGGAAATGTACCGTTGGTAGCAGACATGTCTTCTAATATTTTATCTGAAGAAATCGATGTATCTAAGTTCGGATTGATTTATGCAGGTGCCCAAAAAAATATTGGTCCAGCAGGCTTAACTGTCGTAATTGTGCGTGACGATTTAATTGGAAATGCTGCACCACAATGTCCGACCATGCTTGATTATCAAACACATAGTGACAGTGACTCACTTTATAATACACCGCCTACCTATGGTATTTATATTGCCAAGCTAGTTTTTGAATGGTTAAAAGATTTAGGTGGATTACAAGCAATGCAGGCAAGGAATGAGAAGAAAGCAGCCATGTTGTATGATTATATTGCTGCTTCTGATTTTTATAGCTCACCTGTAAAAGAAGAAAGTCGTTCGATCATGAATATTCCATTCATCATTCCTGGACGAGATCTCGATGGCGAATTCGTGAAAGCAGCTCAGCAGGAAGGGTTAGAAACATTAAAGGGACATCGCTCCGTCGGTGGTATGCGCGCAAGTATTTATAACGCAATGCCAGTGGAAGGCGTCGAAGATTTAATTGCGTTCATGAAGAAATTTGCGGCAGATCATCAGTAG
- a CDS encoding GNAT family N-acetyltransferase, with translation MIELHFFDRSDFQQLINWIETPAFLLQWGGPQFRFPLNEQQLESYIKGANKEKSHTYVYSVKDKESGKVIGHISLGNVDRENKSARIGKVLIGDRGIRGKGIGQQIITEILTIAFTELHLHRVSLGVFSFNSSAIACYEKAGFIKEGLHRDARKIGNEYWSLWEMSILENEWPTKHKS, from the coding sequence ATGATTGAATTACATTTTTTCGATCGTTCCGATTTTCAACAGCTGATCAATTGGATCGAAACACCAGCATTTCTACTCCAATGGGGAGGTCCACAATTCCGGTTCCCCCTTAATGAACAACAATTAGAAAGCTACATAAAAGGGGCTAACAAGGAAAAATCTCATACTTATGTTTATAGTGTTAAAGACAAAGAATCGGGTAAAGTCATTGGACATATTTCGTTAGGAAACGTTGACAGAGAAAATAAATCAGCAAGAATTGGTAAAGTATTAATTGGTGATCGAGGCATAAGAGGAAAAGGTATAGGACAACAAATCATAACCGAAATTCTTACGATAGCATTTACTGAATTGCATTTACACAGGGTCAGCCTCGGCGTCTTTTCCTTTAATTCCTCCGCCATTGCCTGTTATGAAAAGGCAGGCTTTATAAAAGAAGGGCTACACAGAGACGCTCGCAAAATCGGAAACGAGTACTGGAGCTTGTGGGAAATGAGTATTCTCGAGAATGAATGGCCTACGAAACATAAAAGTTAA
- a CDS encoding DUF4825 domain-containing protein: MKSSTKYLLIFFLTVCVFTGCSTNKEVQSQSNIFTYNNSLIGDNSAVISIIKHLQHNKEFKEISLQTKEEPYGMTITYNEIKATEIEKEYKETAIYNATFLFALIENAEWVTFDFGGENYQYKITKEELQKWYGKLLSDFTNEEEIKNLVQKQLKDVNKINQLFR; the protein is encoded by the coding sequence ATGAAATCATCTACAAAATACCTTCTCATTTTCTTTTTAACAGTCTGTGTATTCACTGGATGCAGTACTAATAAGGAGGTACAAAGTCAATCAAATATTTTTACATATAATAACTCTTTAATAGGTGATAACAGCGCCGTTATTTCGATCATTAAACATTTACAACACAACAAGGAATTTAAAGAAATTTCTCTGCAAACAAAGGAAGAGCCATATGGAATGACTATTACCTACAACGAAATAAAAGCAACAGAGATAGAAAAGGAATATAAAGAAACAGCGATTTATAATGCTACTTTTCTATTTGCTTTAATTGAAAATGCTGAATGGGTTACTTTTGATTTTGGAGGCGAAAACTATCAATATAAAATAACTAAGGAAGAATTACAAAAGTGGTACGGTAAGCTATTAAGTGATTTTACCAATGAAGAAGAAATAAAGAACCTTGTGCAAAAACAATTGAAAGATGTTAATAAGATTAATCAATTATTCAGGTAA
- the queF gene encoding preQ(1) synthase: MSENYYLPRSGPMPRPSSVDEGRSVLKQEAFDAPNVQNITFRALEFTAVCPKTGQPDFGKVEISYTPRHKCIESKSMKFYLWSFRDHGAFCESLAAQIADDIMWAIEAETVKVTVYQTARGGIELTTEALREYQG; encoded by the coding sequence ATGTCAGAGAATTATTATTTACCACGTTCCGGTCCAATGCCGCGTCCGAGCAGTGTAGATGAAGGAAGATCAGTATTAAAGCAAGAGGCTTTTGATGCACCGAATGTACAGAATATTACTTTCCGTGCTTTGGAGTTTACAGCAGTGTGTCCGAAAACGGGACAGCCGGATTTCGGTAAGGTGGAAATTTCGTATACACCGCGTCATAAGTGTATTGAATCGAAGTCAATGAAATTTTACTTATGGTCGTTTCGTGATCATGGCGCATTTTGTGAATCATTGGCAGCACAAATCGCAGATGATATTATGTGGGCAATAGAGGCTGAAACTGTCAAAGTTACCGTTTATCAAACGGCGCGTGGGGGTATTGAATTAACTACTGAAGCGTTGAGAGAATATCAAGGATAA